In the genome of Meles meles chromosome 16, mMelMel3.1 paternal haplotype, whole genome shotgun sequence, one region contains:
- the LOC123927139 gene encoding caprin-1-like, translating to MLSATSHSRSGSGSKSSGPPPPSGSSGSEAGAGAAAPASQHPATGTGAVQTEAMKQILGVIDKKLRNLEKKKGKLDDYQERMNKGERLNQDQLDAVSKYQEVTNNLEFAKELQRSFMALSQDIQKTIKKTARREQLMREEAEQKRLKTVLELQYVLDKLGDDEVRTDLKQGLNGVPILSEEELSLLDEFYKLADPERDMSLRLNEQYEHASIHLWDLLEGKEKSVCGTTYKALKEIVERVFQSNYFDSTHNRQNGLCEEEEAASAPTAEDQVAEAEPEPAEEYTEQSEVESTEYVNRQFMAETQFSSGEKEQVDEWTVETVEVVNSLQQQPQAASPSVPEPHSLTPVAQADPVVRRQRVQDLMAQMQGPYNFIQDSMLDFENQTLDPAIVSAQPMNPTQNMDMPQLVCPPVHSESRLAQPNQVPVQPEATQVPLVSSTSEGYTAPQPLYQPSHATEQRPQKEPIDQIQATISLNTDQTTASSSLLAASQPQVFQAGTSKPLHSSGINVNAAPFQSMQTVFNMNAPVPPVNEPETLKEQNQYQPSYNQSFSSQPHQVEQTDLQQEQLQTVVGTYHGSQDQPHQVTGNHQQPPQQNTGFPRSSQPYYNSRGVSRGGSRGARGLMNGYRGPANGFRGGYDGYRPSFSNTPNSGYTQSQFSAPRDYSGYQRDGYQQNFKRGSEQSGPRGAPRGRGGPPRPNRGMPQMNTQQVN from the coding sequence ATGCTCTCAGCCACCAGCCACAGCCGAAGCGGCAGCGGCAGCAAGTCGTCCGGACCGCCACCCCCGTCGGGTTCCTCCGGGAGTGAGGCGGGGGCCGGGGCAGCTGCGCCGGCTTCCCAGCACCCCGCAACTGGCACCGGTGCTGTCCAGACCGAAGCCATGAAGCAGATCCTCGGGGTAATCGACAAGAAACTTCGGAACCTGGAGAAGAAAAAGGGCAAGCTTGATGATTACCAGGAAcgaatgaacaaaggggaaaggCTTAATCAAGATCAGCTGGATGCCGTATCTAAGTACCAGGAAGTCACAAATAACTTGGAGTTTGCGAAAGAATTACAGAGGAGTTTCATGGCATTAAGTCAAGATattcagaaaacaataaagaagacAGCGCGTCGGGAGCAGCTTATGAGAGAAGAAGCCGAACAAAAACGTTTAAAAACTGTACTTGAGCTCCAGTATGTTTTGGACAAATTGGGAGATGATGAGGTGAGAACTGACCTGAAGCAAGGTTTGAATGGAGTGCCAATATTGTCTGAAGAGGAATTGTCATTGTTGGATGAATTCTACAAATTAGCAGACCCTGAACGGGACATGAGCTTAAGGTTGAATGAGCAGTATGAACATGCTTCCATTCACCTATGGGACttgctggaaggaaaggaaaaatctgtATGTGGAACAACCTATAAAGCTCTAAAGGAAATTGTTGAGCGTGTTTTCCAGTCAAACTACTTTGACAGCACCCACAACCGCCAGAATGGGCTGtgtgaggaagaagaggcagcTTCAGCACCTACAGCTGAAGACCAGGTAGCTGAAGCTGAACCTGAGCCAGCAGAAGAATACACTGAACAAAGTGAAGTTGAATCAACAGAGTATGTAAATAGACAATTTATGGCAGAAACACAGTTCAGCAGTGGTGAAAAGGAGCAGGTAGATGAGTGGACAGTCGAAACAGTTGAGGTGGTAAATTCACTCCAGCAGCAACCTCAGGCTGCATCTCCTTCAGTGCCAGAGCCCCACTCTTTGACTCCAGTGGCTCAGGCAGATCCCGTTGTGAGAAGACAGCGAGTCCAAGACCTTATGGCGCAAATGCAGGGGCCCTATAATTTCATACAGGATTCAATGCTGGATTTTGAAAACCAGACTCTTGATCCTGCCATTGTATCTGCACAGCCTATGAATCCGACACAAAACATGGACATGCCCCAGCTGGTTTGCCCTCCGGTTCATTCTGAATCTAGACTTGCTCAGCCTAATCAAGTTCCGGTACAACCAGAAGCTACACAGGTTCCTTTGGTTTCATCCACAAGTGAAGGGTACACAGCACCTCAACCCTTGTACCAGCCTTCTCACGCTACAGAGCAGCGACCACAAAAGGAACCAATTGACCAGATTCAGGCAACAATCTCCTTAAATACAGACCAGACTACAGCATCATCTTCCCTTCTGGCTGCTTCTCAGCCTCAGGTGTTCCAGGCTGGGACAAGCAAACCATTACATAGCAGTGGAATCAATGTAAATGCAGCTCCATTCCAATCCATGCAAACGGTGTTCAATATGAATGCCCCAGTTCCTCCTGTTAATGAACCAGAAACTTTGAAAGAGCAAAATCAGTACCAGCCCAGTTACAACCAGAGCTTTTCTAGTCAGCCTCACCAAGTAGAACAAACAGACCTTCAGCAAGAACAGCTTCAAACAGTGGTTGGAACCTACCATGGTTCCCAGGACCAGCCTCATCAGGTGACTGGTAACCACCAGCAGCCTCCCCAGCAGAACACTGGATTTCCACGTAGCAGTCAGCCGTATTACAACAGTCGTGGTGTGTCTCGTGGTGGTTCCCGTGGTGCTAGAGGCTTGATGAATGGATATAGGGGCCCTGCCAATGGATTCAGAGGAGGATATGATGGTTACCGCCCTTCATTCTCTAACACTCCAAACAGTGGTTACACACAATCTCAGTTCAGTGCTCCCCGGGACTACTCTGGCTATCAGCGGGATGGATATCAGCAGAATTTCAAGCGAGGATCTGAGCAGAGTGGACCACGGGGAGCCCCACGAGGTCGTGGAGGGCCCCCAAGACCCAACAGAGGGATGCCGCAAATGAACACTCAGCAAGTGAATTAA